TCCTATTGTTGAAGGCAGCAGCACATGACCGACTGCAAAAAGCTGGATTGGTTGTCTCTTTACCACAACGCTTACACTTCATGGGAATACCGAGCCAAGCCTGAATCGAAATAAAAAAACATTATACAGTTCGATTCAAGAAGGTGTAGAGACTAGATGGCCACCACCTAAAGGCTGCCAGCCTATGGTGAAGGTATAGTCCAGAGAGTGGGGAAACTCACACAAATCTGAAGCGCTAGGTCATGGGTTCAAGTCCCATCAGTCCCGTACAAATCAAATGGCAGTTAAAAATAATATTTCAAAATAAGCTGAAGGTGATAATCTGGGAGCCATACCTACGGCTAGGACAAAAATCCTCAGCTTATTGTTTATCATTAATGCCACTTGACTGTCTGCATGGTTTTAAGAACTTCTCCCAGTCACCGACGTTACAAACTGAAGAAGACCTCGCCTTCTAAACCGCGCTCAAAGCGTAGATTTTTGGTAGCGTTGACGGTTCCTATTGTGCTTTGGTTTGGCTACAAACAAGTTAGAAGCCTAGAGCCACCCCAGGCAGTTTTAATGTTAGGTGGTTCGACTCCCGCATTGGAGCGAGAAAGGTTTACAGCAAAGTTTGCCAGTCAACATCCAAATTTACATATTTGGATTTCTTCTGGTGGCCCAGGTAGCTACAATAATTACGTCAAAAAAGTTTTTGTCAAAGCCGGTGTTGACTTAAATCGCTTGCATTTGGACGAACAAGCTGTAGATACGGTTACTAATTTCACCACTTTAGTTGATGAGTTAAAAGCTCGTGGTGTCAACAGCGTCTACTTGATTACTTCCGATTACCATATGCGCCGCGCTCAAGTTGTGGCTGAGATTGTTTTGGGAAGTCGGGGAATAGTTTTCAAGCCAGTACCTGTGCCATCTGGTGAAACACCGGAACCGATCGAAAAAAGTATCCGCGATGGAGCGAGAGCAATTCTTTGGGTAGCAACTGGAAATACTGGTTCAAGTTTCAGCAAACTTTTTTCCCATCACTAATGTCACCATATTAATTCAGCAATTAAACAATTTTAGATTTTAGCT
This sequence is a window from Aerosakkonema funiforme FACHB-1375. Protein-coding genes within it:
- a CDS encoding YdcF family protein, translated to MVLRTSPSHRRYKLKKTSPSKPRSKRRFLVALTVPIVLWFGYKQVRSLEPPQAVLMLGGSTPALERERFTAKFASQHPNLHIWISSGGPGSYNNYVKKVFVKAGVDLNRLHLDEQAVDTVTNFTTLVDELKARGVNSVYLITSDYHMRRAQVVAEIVLGSRGIVFKPVPVPSGETPEPIEKSIRDGARAILWVATGNTGSSFSKLFSHH